The nucleotide sequence TGTTATATTATTTTCCTTGTACTTAGCATTTAAAAGATCTTGGCAACCAGCCACCGTGCTGACCACAGCCATTTTATTGTTATTTTTCAGCTTGCCCTTATTCACCAAGGTCATTTCCCTTCCTGACCAAGGGGTGCAAACAGCTAAACACATTCAAAGTATAGGCCTTCCTGAAGGAAGTAAAATTGCTTTTATAGGAAATCTTCATACATCCAGCAAAATCAGGATCGGCCTAGGAACCGAATATTCATTGGTCAATCTGCCAAAAGCTTCATACCAAGACCATTTGGCCGAATTTGACTATTTGGTATGCGATGAAGAGACCATGCAAAATCTAAAAGCCACAGACTATAAAATTGATGTTGCCTCTACCAATTGGAACGCAAAGTATATTCCTGACATTCTTTTGTCAATCCTGGAAGGCACTCAGGATGATTGGAGGGAAAAGGGCACAAAAAAGTTCTATTGGGTCGAAAAACGATAAAGAAAAAACAAAACCCGCTCACTTGAGCGGGTTTGTCGATGCATTATTTAAATTGTGGGTTATATTTTTATTGTCTCGCTAAAACCAATTTTTCTTTGAATTTCTTAATCTGTCTCCTCAGCCCCTCAATCGCTTCATCAGCAGCTGCTTCAAAAGAATCCTTCTGATGCTTTGCAAACAACTGTTTCCCGGGCACATTCAATTTAATCTCAACGATTTTGTTCTCGTTTTTCTCATTCTTATCGAGCCTCATAAATACCTCGCCGTCAATAATCCTGTCATAAAAAGTATCTAGCTTATCCGCTTTCTTTTGGATAAAGTCTATCAACTTCTGATCAGCGTCGAAATGGATTGAATGCATTTGTAATTTCATAATTTTAACAGTTTAAAAGTTAAACTTTTATTTAGGCTTTAGGATGTGCTTGCTCAAACACAGCCTTCAGTTTTTCCATAGAATTGTGTGTATAAACTTGCGTGGCAGCCAGGCTGGCATGTCCCAAGAGATCTTTAACTGCGTTGAGGTCCGCTCCCTTATTTAGCAAATGGGTCGCAAAGGTATGTCTCAGAAGGTGAGGACTACGCTTGGACGTCTGCGCAAAAAGGTCTAAATATTTCCTCACTATTCGGTAAATCTTCATTGGGTACGCTTGCTTTCTTGTATTTATAACGATAAAATAATCACTCTCGTTTACATTTGAAAATGTTTCTTTAAATACTTTCCTGAACGAAATTATATTCTTAACCAACTCATTTGTAAGAGGAATTATTCTTTCTTTTTTGCGCTTTCCCAACACCCTCACTGTTTGACCCTCAATATCAAGATCTTGCCACTTGATGGTCAATAATTCCGACAACCTCACCCCTGTAAGGTACAAAAACTCCATCACCATCTTATCCCGCTGCCCCTCAAACCCTTCTTCATAAACTATCTCGTTCAGTACCTCTACCATCACATTTTCCTGCACAAATTCAGGTAATCTTTTCGGGGTTTTCAGTGCTTTAATTTTATAGGTGGGATCTTTGGTCAACTCTCCAGATCGCAACAAAAATTTATAATAAGATCTTAGGGTGGCTATTTTCCTGTTAATGGTAGTCGCTGACAATCCTTGCTCTACCAAGTCCACTACCCAAGCACGGATTTCGGCATGTGACGCTCCTTCCAAACGCTCCATCTCAAAGGACAGTTTTAAAAAATCCTTGAACTGTTCCAGATCTTTTTGGTAAGCCAAGACTGTATGCGCACTGGCCCGTTTCTCATGTTCAAGATAGTTTATAAACGAAAAAAGCATATCAGCGTAATTTAATTACACTAATATGCTCATTTATTTTCTAGAATGGAAGTAATAAATTATTTCCCTTCTTCGTCCTGCATTCTTTGTTTGTAGGCGGCTTTGATTACCTCTGTTCTTCTTTTTACAGATGGTTTTTCGAAATGTTGACGAGATCTCAACTCACGGATTGCTCCAGTTCTGTCAAACTTTTTCTTGAAACGCTTAAGCGCTTTTTCGATAGATTCGTTCTCTTTTACGTTTACTACGATCATAATTTTACACCTCCTTTCGTGCTGCAAATGTAGAAAGATAGTTCGGTAAAACAAAACATTCTTTTAAAACTCAGCCATTGCCATCCGATAGTTTAGAAATTTATTTCAGGATTTCTCTGGAAATAACCATTTTTTGAATCTCAGAGGTTCCTTCACCTATGGTGCATAGTTTGGCATCCCTATAGTATTTTTCCACAGGATAATCCTTGGTAAAACCATAGCCCCCAAAAATCTGTACGGCTTCATTGGCCAGCTCCACAGCTACTTCTGACGCATAGTACTTCGCCTTTGCACTGGCCAAAGTCACATATTCCCCCCTATTTTTTAAATCTGCAGCTTTAAAGGTCAACAGCTTGGCGGCCTCTAATTTTGTGGCCATATCTGCCAATTTAAAAGATATACCCTGGTATGAACTGATGGGCTTGTTAAACTGATGTCGCTCTTTTGAATACTGAATAGCTGCTTCCAAAGCCCCCTCTGCAATCCCAAGCGAAAGTGCTGCAATAGATATTCTCCCTCCATCCAATACCTTCATCGACTGAATAAAGCCTTCCCCTTCCTCTCCTAACATCTGACTTTTGTGCACCTTGCAGTCTTGAAAAATCAATTCTGCAGTTTCAGAGGTACGCATTCCCAGCTTGTCCTCTTTTCTTCCACCTTTAAATCCAGCCATCCCCCTTTCCAAAACAAAGGCTGTCATCCCATGCGAGTCCCCCACATTGCCAGTTCGGGCAATCACCACCGCTACATCTCCAGAAACGCCATGGGTGATAAAATTCTTTGCCCCATTGATTATATAATAGTCACCCTCCTTTACTGCTGTAGTTTTCATATTGGCTGCATCAGAGCCCGTATTGGGTTCTGTAAGCCCCCAAGCCCCTAGGTGTTCGCAGGAAGCTAACTTAGGTAAATATTTTTCCTTTTGTTCATCTGTGCCAAAAAGCATGATATGCCCACAGCAAAGAGAATTATGCGCAGCCATGGACAAGCCTATTCCTGGATCCAACTTGGCCAGTTCCAAAATAGCCGTGACGTATTCATAATATCCAAACCCACTCCCTCCATACTTAGTAGGAATCAATACCCCCATCAAGCCCAGTTCACCTAGTTTTTTAAAAAGTTGCAAAGGAAATTGCTGTTTATCATCCCATTCTTTTCTGAAAGGGCTTATTTCCTTAGCACCAAAGTCCCTGATCATTTGGGCGATCATGCTTTGATTTTCATTCGCATCAAAATTCATCATGGCATTGTTCGTTCTTGGGTTATATTCTTCCAGTATGCGCTGGCAGGTACAGTTCTACTCCATCAGCTGTTCTACCTAAGATATTAACTTCCTCGCAAATAATTAGTTTTCAAGTATTAAAAAGCCTTAAAAATTTTATGCCATATTGGATTGCTTTATATTTGTTCCTACATCAAACAAAGCCCCTTTAAACCTATTAAAACAAACAGTTCATGCAACAAATTTTAATCACAGGCGGAGCAGGATATATAGGATCCCATACTGCTGTAGCTTTGGTAAATGCCGGATTTGAACCTATTATCATTGACAATTTTTCCAATTCCGAAAAAACAGTACTTAATGGCCTTGAAAAGATCCTCAATCGACCAGTAAAATGTTATGAAGGCGATTGCAACGATAGGGAAATGGTCAGAAATATTTTCAAAGAAAATAATATTGCCGGTGTCATCCATTTTGCTGCTTCCAAAGCAGTAGGAGAAAGCACCCAGATCCCCCTGAAATACTACAGCAATAATATCAACTCCTTGATTGTATTATTGGAAACCATGAAGGAGTTCAAAGTAAAAGACATTGTTTTCTCTTCTTCATGCACCGTTTATGGCCAGCCGGATGAGTTACCTGTAAAGGAAACCACCCCGAGAAAAGATGCGGAAAGCCCTTATGGTAACACCAAAAAAATCTGTGAAGACATCCTCATGGACCATGTCAAAAGTGGTGCTGAAGCTAGGATCGTGGCACTTAGGTATTTCAACCCAATTGGAGCACATCCCAGTTCACTAATCGGTGAATTGCCTATCGGTGTTCCTGCCAACTTAATACCATTTGTTACACAAACCGGAGCAGGCATCAGAGAAAAAATCACTGTCTTTGGAGATGATTATGACACACCTGATGGCACCTGTATCAGAGACTATATCCACGTAATGGACTTGGCAGATGCCCACGTAAAATCCATCCAATACCTAGCTGATAAAGAAGATACCTATTTTGACTTATTCAATGTAGGTACTGGAAATGGCAATACGGTAATGGAAGTGATCAAGGCCTTTGAGAAAGTGAGTGGAAAACCTCTTAATTATGAACTGGGAACAAGAAGAGCCGGAGATATTGAAAAAGTATGGGCCAATACGGACAAAGTGAGCAAAGTGCTAGGCTGGACGCCTGAATACAATTTGGAAGATGCCTTAAAAGATGCCTGGAACTGGCAATTGACATTAGCTAAATAACACAGAAGTATTGCAGCATAAAGAATAAGATGACACTATCCCAAAAAGTGTGTAAACTAAAATTTCAATTAGTGGGGTCAGGTTTAGTTTAGCCTGACCCTTTTTCCAAATATAAGCAGAAAACTATTAAGGATTATTCCCCAGTCCCTGATCGGCATTGTCCATTTTTTGGTGGCTTCGCGCAGGGCAAGGAATACCGATTTGATAACTGCCTCATCAGTTGGGAAGGACAGCTTGTTTTTGGTGTATTTTCTGACCTTTCCATTGAGGTTTTCTATCAGGTTGGTGGTATAAATGATCTTCCTTATTTCCACGGGATAGTCAAAGAAAACGGTCAGTTCATCCCAGTTGTCCCTCCAGCTTTTAATGGCATATGAGTATTTGCTTTCCCATTTTTCGGCAAAATCTTCCAGGGCGGCCCCGGCAGCTTCCTTATTTGGAGCGGTATAGACCTCTTTCATATCCTTGGTGAAGGCCTTTTTGTCTTTCCATACCACATATCTACAGGCGTTCCTGATCTGGTGTACTACACATATCTGGGTGACCGATTCGGGGAAGGAGGCCTTGATCGTATCGGTAAAGCCGTTAAGGTTATCGGTGGCCGTGATCAGGATGTCCTCGACACCCCGTGCCTTCATATCGGTGAGTACGCCCATCCAAAAGGCCGCTGATTCGTTTTTTCCCAGCCAGAGCCCCAGGACCTCTTTTAATCCGTTGGTCTTTAGCCCTACCGCAATGTAAACGGTCTTGTTGACCACCTTGGAGTTCTCCCGTACCTTGAAGGATATCCCGTCCATCCATACGATCAGATAGACCGGGTCGAGCGGACGGTTCCGCCAGGCCACAATATCCTCGGACACCGCATCGGTAACCCTGGATATGGTAGATGCCGATACGTTGATGTCATAGAGCTCTCTGATCTGTTCCCCTATGTCATGGTTGGACATCCCTTTGGCATACATGGAGATGATCACGTTCTCCACACCTTCTGCCATGCTTTTCCTTTTGGGTACCAGTGCCGGCTCAAAACTGCCGTCCCTGTCCCTGGGGACATTGATATGTGACTCCCCAAAACTGCTCTTTATCTTTTTGGAAGTGTGTCCGTTGCGTGAGTTGGGATTGTCTGACTGTTCGTTTTTTCGGTATCCAAGATGGCTGTCCAGTTCTCCTTCTAGCATCTTTTCCACTGCCCGCTTTTGGAGCTCACCTAAAAAAGTTTGCAGTTCTTCTCCGTTCTTGAACTGCTTTAGGAAATCGTCGTTTAAAAGGTCTTCTTTTTTCATCTTCAATCAATGTGCGTTTAAAGTTAAACATTTATTCACACACTGATCGGTATAGTGCCTGCCGCAGGCTCCTCAAAATATCAGTGCGATTGTACCAATCACACTGATATTTTCGAGGTCTATCCTTTTACTGGTAAGCCCGATTTGTGGACTTACACAGTTTATGAGATACTCCCAATAAGATCATTCAGGCCCTAGTTATCATTTAATTAGGGCCTTTTTATTGTACCTCTATTTTTTATCCAAGGTCATTTCAAAACTTGGATACCACTTTTCACCATTAGGGGAATACTCTCCTACCTCATGCCATTGGCCTGAATCATTAATACTGAGCACATATTTCATTTTTCCACCCTGTGGAATATCAAAGCCCCACTCAAAATTATCTTTGCCAAGCTCTTTAAAATATGCATCTACACGCTGACCATTCCCTCTCCAAGCCATCATTTCATATTTTTCCTGCCACTGATTATAAGTGATTACAGCAACGGCATTGAATTTCAAGATTCCCTCCACATAGCCTTTCCCCTCAATCAAAAGCATATTTCCGTCTAGCCTAAAACTCACATCTTCATATTGCTTCAACTCAACAAGTTGTCCAGCTCCCTGTCGGCTTTTTGCTATCCCAGACCACTCCCCTTCCAGAAAGGCCAATTTCTCCATAGCCTGATCCGCTTTGTCCTGCCCCATGGCAAAGCCTGACAAGGTCCAAAACAGTGCAAATACAAATATTTTTCTCATAATTGATCTAAATTGAGGGAATATTATATGATTACGCGCTTTTTACCAGTTTCTCACAACCTGTCCCGACTATCGGGAGATTCCTCGGATTTCCACAGAAATAAATAAAACCCTTACGTGAAAACCTGCCTACCACAAGGTAGATTTGTTAAATCAGTGAGAGATCATTTTTAGATTTTAGAAATACTGGCATGGTATAAACATTAAACATAAAGTAGTTTAAAAAATAAAACAAATGGAATTGCTCAAGGAATATTACCTAGGAAAAAACAAAGATCAATTATACTCAGGATTTTTCTGGTTCAACAGCCAATATTACCTCACTCCTTTTGAACCAAGCATCTCCGAAGAGCATTTAGAGTTTTTCCAATTCAAATTGATCGGACAAAATCCATAGTATTGATTCAGCGCAAAAGTCAATCAATTACAAACCTATAATTCTTTTAGCATCCATATGCTGCAGGTATAATGTCCTGAATCACCGATTGGCTGTTCCAAGCGTTTAAAACCTTGCTTTTCATAGAGGCCGATAGCATTTTCAAATTCCGGTATACTTTCGATATAAAGTGATTGATAACCTAGTTCTCGGGCACTTTGCGTACATTTTTTCAATAATTCCTTTCCTATCCCTTTACCTCTTGACTGGGGCGAAAGGTAAAACTTCACCAATTCAGCCACCTTTATAGGTAGCCCCTCAGTTGGAAAAATCCCACAGCAGCCCAAGACTTCCCCATCAGCCTCAGCCAACCAAAACACCGATTGGGGAGTTCGTTCAAACAATCCATGCAAATCCTCCATCTCAGGATCTGCAAAAACAGTCCCTTCGCGAGGCGCATCGAATTCCACAAAAACGTTCTGGATCAATTCCTTTACAGCTTGATTATCCTTCTTTTGGATAAGACGATATTTAATATGCATAGCTGCAAAATTAAAAAGATGTTGCAGCTATCATTCTGAAAACCCTTTAAAAAAGAAAAAGTACCCCAATTACTTGGGATACTTTCGTATTGAATTTATTAAATATCATTCAAAGCAATCTTGAATACGCATCCTCTCTTACTTGCTTAGAATATCAATCGCAAACCAACTTGCATTCCCCAAGTAGTCGATAGATTACTTACATTTCGGAACGGAGTGGCCACCAATTCATCAGATACCGTTTGTACATTCAAGGCAGGTACACCACTTGTAGGTGTATCATTGGCCAGCTGCAGAAGGTTTTCAGCACCATTGAGCTGGTCCTGTACCCCCCAATCACTATTCAATAGGTTACCCACATTAACAATATCCACACTTAACTGAAGGGTACTTCTGTTATCTCCAATATCCGTAAAGATGTCTTGTAGCACCCTTACATCCCATCTATTCAACCAAGGCAACAGGAATGCATTTCTTGGCAAATACTCACCTCTATATTTATCCAAACCATTCTCCTCAATAAATGCGTCCAAAGCAGCCTTCTGTTCTGCCACTGAAAAATCCCCATCCACCAAAGGAAGATCATCCGTATCTCTAGGAAGATAAATCAAGTCGGCGTTGATCCCATCATTATTGATATCGTCACCGTATGTATAAGAGAACCTACCTTGGTTGGCTCCGCTGTAATATAAGCCTATAGTAGTGGCCAAGGCGTTTGCATATTCCACTTTATAGTTCACACTGGCTACTACGCGATGAGGAGTTGCAAAATCGGAAATATTCAGCATCTGGTCATTAGGACTATTAATAACTGGACTTGCTCCCCATGCCGAACTAGCATTGGATCCTGAATTGGCAGACACTTCCTTAGCACTTGAATAAGTATAGTATACAGAAGCTGACAGCCCTTTATAATCTGGCATGGTCAACCCAAATGTAGCACTAAAACTATGTCCTTTCACATCTGTATTGGTAAGAATAGTAGCATTATTGCCTCCCATTACTGGATTATAAGCATTACTTTGTCCTGGAACAAAGAACTCCCTATCATCTCCATAGTCACCAATCACTCCACTAGCCCCATAATTCATGGTATTGGTAGAGCGTGTTCTATTTGCACCATATTGGAACACCCCATTGATATCACGGGTATAAAGTAAATCCGCAGTTGCAATTAAAGGTGTATTGGGAATGACATAATCAGCACCTAAACTTGATCTCCAAACCATGGGCATTTTGAACTCTCTGTCCACAAGGGCAAAAGAGCCGGGAGCACCTTCAGAAGGTGAAGAAATAAATACATCTTCAGCACCTTCCGGCACATTGTTTACATAATAATATTTGTCAGTCTGAAAAGAGACATTGTCAATCCAGCCTTCTACATCATCATAGTCACCTGGCTCAATATTATTTTGTATCACACCAGCATTGGTTGGCATATTGGTCAACCATACGAAGGGCACCCTACCAGAGAATACACCTGTACCACCTCTTAAAGTAAAAGTTCTATCACCATTCACGTCCCAGTTAAATCCAAAACGAGGAGAAACCATCACTTTCGATTTTGGCCATTCACCTGAACTATAATGCGTAGGCATGCCATATTTGTTTAATAGGGTAATCTCATCAATGGATTGATTGGCCGTCAAATCATTAAGATAAATGGGCAATTCAGCTCTCAAACCAAAGGTCAAATCCAAGTTTTCATTCACTGAGAATTTATCTTGGGCATATAATGAAGCAAGACCAAAATTAATCCTCGAATAAGTATCCCTTCCTTCATAAGGATAGGTCAAACCAAACAAGGTTGGCGCTACTTCGTTTACTGTGCCAGTAGTCAAGAAATCCTCGACGGAGGCATAGCGATAGTAGGAAGTACCCATCCTTACATAACTGTTTCCGAATTTTTGGATTTCAAAAGCAGCTCCAGCAGTAAAAGTATGACTACCTTCCACATAAGTGAGGTTGTTGATAAAGGAATAATTATCGTTAACCACATCATTATTATAGGAGAACAACTCAGTACCAAAACTAATGTAGTTCATAGAACCTACATTTTTCACCATATTCCCATCTTCGTCTTCAATAAATCCTCCACCATCCCAGATGTCAACAAATGGGAATTCCGGTCCCGGAGTAGTTCTAGTATCTTGAATTCTTGAATAGGTGGCCAAAAACTGATTACTAAGTTTAGCGGAAAAATAACTATTCAATTCTGCTGTGATAGATTTCACCGAATTTTCAAATCCATAATTTCCATTTTCAAAAGTGATAGCATTTTGACTGACCCTGGCACCATTTGGAAAAGGAGCCCTTGGCCTTGGACCTGATGTAGCATTCGCAACCTGAGGAGCCTCTCCCACTACTTGATTATACCTAACCGCTAGCTTGTGTTTATCATTAATATTCCAGTCGACCCTGGCCAAAAACTTGGTACTGCTTTGCTCTGCTTCATTGGCGTAGCCCTCATACCTTCCCGGATCATACCCCCATTGATTGATCAAATGATTTCTAACTGATTCCAGATCATCTACGGTCGGTCGGGCAATATTATTTTCTGGGTCGGCCACTCCATCCGTAGATGCTCGCCAAAGGTTGGCTCCTGAGGCATTGGCTCCTGTCTGAACTTCTCTTTCTGCATTGACAAAGAAGAATAATTTGTTCTTGATGATAGGTCCACCAAGTCTAAAGCCAAAGTTTCTGCTTGCTGCATCTACCTTTTCTAATTCATTACTGCCGATTTGTCTACCTTGCAAATCTTGGTTCTTTAAAAAATAATACGCTGACCCTTTGAAAGTATTGGTACCACTTTTAGTTACAGCATTGATACCTGCGCCTGTAAAGCCACTTTGGGTAACATCAAAAGGCGCAATATTCACAGTGATTTCTTCCACAGCATCCAAGGAAATCGGCTGGGAACTCCCTCCAGGAAGGGGACTGCTACTCAAGCCAAAACCATTGTTAAAATTGGCACCGTCGATTTGCAGGTTATTGTACCTCGCATCTCTGCCCGCAAAGGAATTTCCAGACGCTTGTGGTGTAAGTCTGGTAAAGTCCAAAACACTACGGTTTATTTGGGGCAAATCAGTGATAGCCTTTTGCCCCACATTGGTGGCGGCTCCTGTCCTAGAAGCATTAAAATCATCCAGACTATTGGAAGTAACTACTACCATCTCTAGCTCAGCTTCATCATCCAACAGGATAATATCCACCGAATAGGGTTGCCCCAAACTCAAATTAATATTGGTCAGTTGTATGGTTTGAAAGCCGATATAACTAACCTCCAAAGTATAAGGGCCTCCCACTCTTAAGTTAGCGAGATTAAACCGCCCATCAACACTGGTTACAGCTCCATAAACCGAACCAGAAGGCTCATGGGTAGCTTTAACTGTAGCTCCGATAAGCAGCTCTCCGGCCTCATCTACGACATTTCCCCGAATACTACTGCTCGTTACCTGCGCTTGAATTACACCTGCTCCTAATAAGAACATGCCAAATAGCAGCAGCATCTTTACTTGTAACAATTGCTTCATAATTTACTTTGTAATTGATAAAAACTGTTTTTAAAATTCAGACTAATTACGCATAAAATAATAGGACATTTCAACGTTTTATTTTTATTATTCATTAAATATAAACCACTAAATATATAGTCTACTTAACATTACCAAAACGTTCTATAAAAGAATATTCTAAATATAAACACTAAAAATACTCAATACAAAATCAAACAGCACAAATAACCAATTTACTGAAAGTTTAAATTAAGCATAATCGAACAAAATCAAACTAAAGCAAACATCCCATTAAATATGGTTTAAATACATTTTTAATGCACTTATTACTACTTTTTACCTCTTGAACACTGTGCTAAAATTTTCTTATCTTCAAACCCACATGTAAATCATGGCATGACATCCCTGAATAATCACTTAAAATCTTATACTTATTAGCCCCGACAGGGTGCAATAGTACTTCTATAGCTTCTAACCAGAGTAAATTATATGCAAACGAAAGCAATTGGCTGGCTTTATCTTTACCTATTTGCAGGATTGGCTGATATCTCCTTGATTATTCAGCAACAAGACGACTTAAGATTCCTTTCCAAGCCTTTATTGATGATCTCCTTATGCGCTTATTTTTTAAGCACTACCTCCGTCATAAAAAACACTTTACTGAGAAAATCAGTAGGGACAGCTTTGATTTTATCCTTGATTGGTGATGTCTTGCTCCTGTTTCCTCAAATGTTTTTGTATGGACTGGGCGCCTTCTTTATCGCACAGGTTTGCTATATCATAGCCTTTAAACTTATCCAAAACCATCAGATAAACCTCAGACAGATCAACTTTCTGAAAATATTCTTTTTTAACCTACCTATTTACATAGTCGCCTCCATCATTTACTTTCTTATCAATGATAACCTTCACCAACTCAAAACACCTGTTATCTTCTATATCTTGGCCATGGTCATGATGGCAAGTACTGCCCGGGAGAGGTTCAAAAGGACCAATACACAAAGCTTCGTACAAGTCTTTTTGGGTGCCATACTCTTTTTGGTCTCTGATAGTATTATCGCCTTGGACCTGTTCTTTCAACCTATAAACAATAGCGGAGTATTGATCATGGGCACCTATATCCTGGCCCAGCTGCTTATCGTTATGGGCATTAGGAGTCACTTGGTACACAGTCCTACCAAGACCAAAGACCAATAAAAAAGCAGGTACCATTACGATACCTGCTCTCAGTATATATTTTTTATCTATTTGAAATTACTTCTTCAAGTCCAACTGTATGCTCAATTCCTTCAATTGATCATCTGCAATGGCACTAGGCGAATCTATCATTACATCCCTTCCTGAATTATTTTTAGGGAAGGCAATATAATCACGGATAGAGTCACTACCTCCGAATATCGCACAAAGTCTATCAAAGCCAAAGGCAATCCCACCATGTGGCGGAGCACCATATTCAAATGCCTCCATTAGGAACCCGAACTGAGCTTGGGCTTCCTCATCTGTAAAACCAAGATGCTTAAACATGGTTTTTTGGGTTTCACGGTCATGGATTCTTATAGACCCTCCACCGATCTCAACACCATTGATCACCAAGTCATAGGCATTGGCCCTCACAGCTCCTGGATCAGACTCCAATAGTGCAATATCTTCTTTCTTTGGAGAGGTGAATGGATGGTGCATGGCATGGTATCTTTCAGTTTCCTCATCCCACTCCAATAATGGGAAGTCCAATACCCAAAGCGGTTTGAAGACATTCCTATCTCTCAATCCAAGGTCTGAGCCCATTTTCAACCTCAGTTCTGACAATTGCTTCCTAGTAGCATTCTTATCCCCAGAAAGGATCAACATCAGGTCACCAGGATGTGCTCCCATTTTATCAGCCCAAGCTTTCAGGTCTTCTTGACCATAGAATTTATCCACTGAAGACTTAAAGGAGCCATCTTCATTGCATTTCACATAGACCAACCCTTTGGCTCCGATCTGTGGACGCTTCACCCACTCAGTCAAGGCATCCACCTGCTTTCTGGTATAGCTGGCAGCACCTGATGCACAAATACCAACCACCAACTCAGCAGCATCAAATACATTGAAGCCTTTGTTTTGAGCCAATTCATTCAGCTCAACAAATTTCATGTCGAACCTTAGGTCAGGCTTATCATTTCCATAATATTTCATGGCATCGGCAAAGGTCATCCTCTCCACTTCCGGTAATTCTACCTTCTTCACCGTAGAGAACAAATGCTTCACCAGACCTTCAAAGGTCTGCAAGATATCTTCCTGATCCACAAAGGACATTTCACAGTCAATCTGAGTAAACTCTGGCTGCCTGTCAGCCCTTAGATCTTCATCTCTAAAACACTTTACTATTTGGAAATAGCGGTCAAATCCACTGACCATTAACAGTTGTTTAAAAGTCTGAGGAGACTGTGGCAAGGCATAAAATTCACCTTGGTTGATCCTGCTAGGCACCAAAAAGTCCCTTGCACCCTCAGGCGTAGATTTGATCAACACAGGAGTTTCTACTTCCATAAAATCTTCGGCA is from Echinicola marina and encodes:
- a CDS encoding TonB-dependent receptor gives rise to the protein MKQLLQVKMLLLFGMFLLGAGVIQAQVTSSSIRGNVVDEAGELLIGATVKATHEPSGSVYGAVTSVDGRFNLANLRVGGPYTLEVSYIGFQTIQLTNINLSLGQPYSVDIILLDDEAELEMVVVTSNSLDDFNASRTGAATNVGQKAITDLPQINRSVLDFTRLTPQASGNSFAGRDARYNNLQIDGANFNNGFGLSSSPLPGGSSQPISLDAVEEITVNIAPFDVTQSGFTGAGINAVTKSGTNTFKGSAYYFLKNQDLQGRQIGSNELEKVDAASRNFGFRLGGPIIKNKLFFFVNAEREVQTGANASGANLWRASTDGVADPENNIARPTVDDLESVRNHLINQWGYDPGRYEGYANEAEQSSTKFLARVDWNINDKHKLAVRYNQVVGEAPQVANATSGPRPRAPFPNGARVSQNAITFENGNYGFENSVKSITAELNSYFSAKLSNQFLATYSRIQDTRTTPGPEFPFVDIWDGGGFIEDEDGNMVKNVGSMNYISFGTELFSYNNDVVNDNYSFINNLTYVEGSHTFTAGAAFEIQKFGNSYVRMGTSYYRYASVEDFLTTGTVNEVAPTLFGLTYPYEGRDTYSRINFGLASLYAQDKFSVNENLDLTFGLRAELPIYLNDLTANQSIDEITLLNKYGMPTHYSSGEWPKSKVMVSPRFGFNWDVNGDRTFTLRGGTGVFSGRVPFVWLTNMPTNAGVIQNNIEPGDYDDVEGWIDNVSFQTDKYYYVNNVPEGAEDVFISSPSEGAPGSFALVDREFKMPMVWRSSLGADYVIPNTPLIATADLLYTRDINGVFQYGANRTRSTNTMNYGASGVIGDYGDDREFFVPGQSNAYNPVMGGNNATILTNTDVKGHSFSATFGLTMPDYKGLSASVYYTYSSAKEVSANSGSNASSAWGASPVINSPNDQMLNISDFATPHRVVASVNYKVEYANALATTIGLYYSGANQGRFSYTYGDDINNDGINADLIYLPRDTDDLPLVDGDFSVAEQKAALDAFIEENGLDKYRGEYLPRNAFLLPWLNRWDVRVLQDIFTDIGDNRSTLQLSVDIVNVGNLLNSDWGVQDQLNGAENLLQLANDTPTSGVPALNVQTVSDELVATPFRNVSNLSTTWGMQVGLRLIF
- a CDS encoding lysoplasmalogenase, with protein sequence MQTKAIGWLYLYLFAGLADISLIIQQQDDLRFLSKPLLMISLCAYFLSTTSVIKNTLLRKSVGTALILSLIGDVLLLFPQMFLYGLGAFFIAQVCYIIAFKLIQNHQINLRQINFLKIFFFNLPIYIVASIIYFLINDNLHQLKTPVIFYILAMVMMASTARERFKRTNTQSFVQVFLGAILFLVSDSIIALDLFFQPINNSGVLIMGTYILAQLLIVMGIRSHLVHSPTKTKDQ
- the aspS gene encoding aspartate--tRNA ligase, with product MLRTHTCGELRLEDVGKEVTLSGWVQRVRNKGGLVWVDLRDRYGVTQLIFEEGSSDQELLDKAASLGREFVIQAKGEVIERTSKNNKIPTGDIELKVATLEVLNAAKVPPFVIEDETDGGEELRMKYRYLDLRRRVVREKLQLRHHMMQETRKFMDAEDFMEVETPVLIKSTPEGARDFLVPSRINQGEFYALPQSPQTFKQLLMVSGFDRYFQIVKCFRDEDLRADRQPEFTQIDCEMSFVDQEDILQTFEGLVKHLFSTVKKVELPEVERMTFADAMKYYGNDKPDLRFDMKFVELNELAQNKGFNVFDAAELVVGICASGAASYTRKQVDALTEWVKRPQIGAKGLVYVKCNEDGSFKSSVDKFYGQEDLKAWADKMGAHPGDLMLILSGDKNATRKQLSELRLKMGSDLGLRDRNVFKPLWVLDFPLLEWDEETERYHAMHHPFTSPKKEDIALLESDPGAVRANAYDLVINGVEIGGGSIRIHDRETQKTMFKHLGFTDEEAQAQFGFLMEAFEYGAPPHGGIAFGFDRLCAIFGGSDSIRDYIAFPKNNSGRDVMIDSPSAIADDQLKELSIQLDLKK